ataataatcttgtaaacataaatgtgtaaataattatcttgtaaacataaatatgtaaataataatcttgtaaacataaatatgtaaataataatcttgtaaacataaatgtgtaaataattatcttgtaaacataaatatgtaaataataatcttgtaaacataaatatgtaaataattatcttgtaaacattgtaaatatatttttagtaaCTTAACTCAAATATATGAATTAACTTCTAAACCTTTCACATCTTAGTTTTCACAGTAAAATGAATCAGTTTTTGTCCAAACTTATTGTTATAGTAGAATATGAAAAGCATAGTCTGCCAGCTAACACATCCCTACATGGTACTGTTCATGATCTGACAGAGTTATATCACTAAAGAACCAAAACAAAGTGCCTTTAACCAGGTATAAAGTCGGTTTATGTTTACTTTCCCTGTTTCTGATGCATGATCTGGCAACATGAAGGCTTTCACTTAAACTAAATGACTCACCTGATGGCAGTGGGTGCTGATTTCACTGTCAGAAAAGCCATAAAATATCCGTTCATTCTCAGAGTCCTCTGCAAAAACATCTGCTAAAGGTCGCTTCTTAGTGATGGTGTTCATCCCTAAAACCCCTGCCTGAAGAGAGATACAACAATCTTGGCTTAACAATATTACAAATAATGTGTAGTATGTATTTAGCCTGCTAATTGAGTAGTATTTAGTAACTTTACCATGTTATTCTTGATGACCTGGCTTCTGAAGTGTAGCTACTAGGCCCGCCCGCCCGGACCTAACGTTACCTGTCCAATTAAGCTGATTGAAAATTAGGTGTGCTTGCTTTGTAGCTCAGGGCAACACAAATGCAACAGAATTAGCCGCTCAGACCACGTCGTTTATAAACTCCGCCCTCCAGGGATGAACTGAAAACCAAAACATGCAGCCTTTCAAACACAAGCATACTGGAAGTGCTAAAGTTATCTGCTAACGTAAACTTTTAAAATTAGCTTAGTTATTGTTGATGGTTgttaaaattaaatacattaaaagtgTATCCAAGACGGTCAAGATAATTACAAAACAACATGTCGtccaaaacaaacataatttgagtttcagagttAAGTTTCTGTTTCCCATCTTCGCCAAAAAAAGTGGGCGAAAAGTTAAAAATGCTCAGTAAATCAAAATGATGAGATTCAAAGTCACAATGTAGAAATTAgaattttttaaagttaaaactaagaaaaaaaattagattGTATGAACCTGCAGTCTTGTTAAACGCTGacatataagaaaagataacaaatagtcaatttgtgagttaaagggactatttgtaactttcagaaatgcttgttaacagcgacacctgtggccgttaagtcaacgaaagtcagcgtcgggttcgcgcttgctcgctctacatagacatgaacgagcatcgctcaaaacagtgaagtgacacacgtcagctaaaaccacaatatcactctatatttcagctgcttggcagtaatgttagctgaccagacgaaggtctctccatgaatcactgctgatcctagtgttggattttcctgcttcagcctcccgaccacggccggaggaaacgggagacaccggcacccgggtggagacgataacgtttctcgctgcggagccccgtcacttcacaagacacgggaaacctctgttggtctggaggagctgcagcagttatttctgcacaaacgtccactgtacattcactagatattctcagagctactaactcttctgctgtatgtagtgtgcgcgcatgcacgtgaggtggagcgggaacgagcgcggtgtgtgagtgaaggcaagcaggcagaggagcagagtacagcagagactccggccctggagaccaaagctacggtctcccccgcgtcctccgtccgcggccaacactgttttgaaagacgggcttcactagatataacttttcggttttggtgcttccgtgtagtttgtgttgagtcttgtctgaacagcgtagccacacgtgagcgcgcatgggacaccgacccgggtgatttatacgtgtaagaagttgcaaacagtccctttaatgcaggAATTAATATGTTTTCCAAGACATAGCGGCAGAAATTCAGAAGAAAAATTACCAAGGCATTTTCAACAATGCTCTTAAACGTTGTATCTGTAGTGTGTAGCCTGTAGTTTCTACATCATTTTTCaaagtactgtatatataaaatagtgACCTAATGATGACCTGACCATATTTTTGACAAGGTAATGTGAATTTTTTGTCTTGCCATCTCATAATTTTGACTCACACGTTTCATCATCTCATAATTTTGATTGAGTAAATCCTGATTTTGTTCATAAAATCTCATATTTTTGATTTACTGTGAGTATTGCTATTATTGTCTGTATAATCCTTTCcatttgtgcaattttgttaatattctgtttattgtcaatactgtatatactgctcctatttttatatttccttctatttaaatggttcatattttgttacactttgtttagctctttttttactgtgttagctgatgcatcttgttttttgcactatcccttttgctgctgtacactgcaaattttcccactgcgggactaataaaggaatatcttatcttatcttatcttttagCTATTCTCTTGTTTGCCTTTATAACTGGGCACCCGTGTATTTCTGAGGGATCATAATAAAATgaggtataaaaaaaacagcaacaacgaCAAAACAATCACTGGATGATGTTACTGAGTTAAAGTGCCTCTTTCTGTGGCCCCAGTGAGTTTGTATAAAACATCTTTTCTTCTTTGAGTTTAGCTGTGGCCCTTAAGAACTGAGTCAGATGTACAACACCCCACTTGAGAGCAGTTGTTATTCCTTAACAGTGAGAGATGATTGTGTTGATAAATGTCCTGTATTCCCACAGCTCATTGTGTGGCAGGCAGCATATGTTGTACCCGCAGGTGTGTGGCAGTGGGAGTGATGCTGGGAAACGTGGGAAACTCCTCTCACATTCCCAGGACTGATAAATACTCACTCCCAGCTTGGCCAGTCACTCAGAGTGACCATGATCCTGCAACAGTGGTGGATGTTTTTGGCTATGGGTGAGTGATCTTGCAATCGAAATACTCCCTCCTCTTTAAGCTGCACATATCTGGTTCTCTCTgtcttttggtttgttttccatGGGAATTTCTGATGTGCCTGCTCCTAAccttaataatacaataatctTCCTACAAAACCCTATTAGAcgacaaacatttttaatttaagaaattaaatgtttaggTATTTGGCACTGTGTCAAGGGAGCTCCATTTGACACAGTGCCAATCCTCTGTGGGAAGTTGTATGTCTACCTCCTTTGAGTCTTGTTTTTGTCTATAATTAATGCTGCATGGGTCGTTAAATGCTACCAGCGTACGCCTTGTAACTACAGAGCTGATAAAATGTTCCTAGAAAGAATGTTTCTTTAGTGGATAATATCACGTGCATCAACAAGCATCAGGCAGAATGGATGATTTGAACAGTAATTCAGGATTCAGGAGTCAGGGAAACAATTGTGTGCGGAGTACAAGGAATATTGTGGCTAGTGATAAGATGCACATTTGGACTTcttctatatatctatatctacagCCAGGCAAACCTTAGACTAAGCTAAATTTGAAAGGGTATTCAGCAAGTCTAGTCTTTgtaaatacatacaataaatGTAATGATATTCTAAGTGATACTGTCTCCAATAAATCCTCGTCACAATAGAATTATCACCGAAGAGGATTACTCTTACATACTCTAAGACTTAATGATAAAGCTGTACCTAGTAGttaaatatttactttaaaCAGGCATTTAGATAATATTGTTAGCCAGAAAGACAAACTGTGAATGCAACAGTAGACAATACACTTAAGATTCTTAATTTTTGAGTATTATAGTTTACAAGAGTCACCATAAAGCCCAGATCACAATTCCTACTGTTGATAACCAGAAAGGgtaatttttgcccaatttAAGCACATCTACAGCAGCTGTTTGTCTTTCTTATTTCCCCCAGAATGCATCTTTATATGCATCTCCGGCCAGTCTTTTCCTCAAAGGAGACGGTGTGCTTTCCAAGTGACTCCTCAGAACAACAAATACACAACTGCTGGCAATGTGAGCGGGTCGGTGCAGCTCTGTGAGAACACCCAATGCTGTGTGGGCTATTTTCTTATCATCGATGGCCAGCCGGAGGTTGACGTTCTCGGTAAGAAATCGTGGTAAAACGTAAGACATCTGGTCTAGTCTGCATGGtctagatcagtggttcccaacctttttccttaaaggACCCCTTTTCtgtcattgagtaaactgacgacccctgactaagtgacatattttatggatatttcagattatattcaatgcataacaataagaGTACAGAGCAACTGATAAACTTTACAATTAACCTAAACAGTGAACTCAATAACTGCaagaagtttgtgtaaaacgagcgatttggatgaattttgagcagattatttaatGAGAaaattgcatcagagatgagttttacTGTTaattttaggaacttttaatacagttCTCTGTCTgtatcatgtgttttttttattattaacgaTCATACATACTAATAAGCTTCCTGTTTCAcaaattctgtattttttttggttattttaactgcatacttttctcatttttaagtttatatctcaaataataatccaaattttaaaaataactatttaattgagttttcttcacagaaatgaatgaaatgctgagatataggccgactgtatatcttttttttaaaagttgtagTATACCcattaaaatcaagaaggcctcacaATGCTTTGGTGACCCCTaatgggggtcgggacccccaggttgggaaccagtggccTAGATTCTGTTCTTGTACCAATATAAGAGTCatacacatttttaaacatcaaatGTTATCAAATGATTTAAAATCTTATCAGATTTAAGGCTCAAACCCAAACAGCATCATGAAACCTCAGACAGATATTGGCTGGTTGACAGCTGtaatatattattctgcagGCTTAGTATGGATctcgtgttttttttaattgtctaTTTTGTTACTGATTTTTCTGTTGCAGCTTGTGATATGGCTGAAAAGTCTTGCCCGGATGCAACCTGCAAGGCACAAACACGCTTCAACGGGCGCCTCGTTGTGTGCGTGTGCAACACAGACCTCTGCAATAGCAACATCACTTGGACCCCAGAGTTGGAAGAGCCTCGACCCACCTACTCTCATTTTGTAGGTATGATAATAACTAACTAATCGTTGAATACCACTTGCAACCAACATAGTGATAAGTATAATATCCTGACATTATACCAGCGTatggtatttttattttcatcacaGAAAATGTTATTACTGTTTCAAAAGACATCTATTTTTGACACCCCTGCACCTCCATCCACGTCTCCTCCAGATAAACAACCTCCTACCACTCCCCTTTAATTTGTAATGTGACACTTAGCCTTTCTTCAGATAATATCATATAACATACTATTTTCACttgaagggactgtttgtaacttcttacacgtataaatcaatccgggtcggtgtcccatgcacgctcgcgtgtggctacgctgttcagactgagactccaacacaaactacacggaagcaccaaaaccgcaaagttatatctcgtgaagcccgtcttgcaaaacagtgttggccgcggtcggatgacgcggggggagaccgtagctttggtctccagggccggagtctctgctgtactctgctcctctgcctgcttgtcttcactcacacaccgcgcgcgttctcgctctctcgctctctcgctctctcgctctctcgctctctcgctcaaCCTCTACACGtgtatgcgcgcacactacacactgcagaagacttcgtagctctgagaatatctagtgtatttgtgcagaaataaatgctgcagctcctccagaccaacagcggtttcctgtgtcttgtgaagtgacggggctccgcagcgagaaacgttatcgtctccgaccgggtgccggtgtctcccctgttccctccggccgcgttcgggaggctgaggcaggaaaagccaacactaggatcagcattgattgagagaccttcgtctggtcagctaacattactgccaagcaggtgaaatatagagtgatattgtggttttagctgacgtgtgtcgcctcactgttttgacggatgctcgctcacctGCAGGTAGCGGGTGCACACGGACAAGCGCGAGCAAagtgacgctgactttcgttgacttaacggccacaagtgttgctgttacaaccaatttctgattcttacaaacagtccctttaataacaaACTGTTAAAGTAATAAATACACTTGATTGACTCAAAAGGGGTGTTATAacattaacatactgtacacttttcttcttcagttttctttttggAAAAAATCATGAAAGCTGCCGTAATCATTCTGACTTTGCTAGTCCTGTGCTTCCTGTTGATCGCTGCAGCCAAATGGACAAGCCAATTTACAAAGAAAAGTAAGATCCTTTTTTGTTGTCAACATCAAGATAGAAATGCAAAAACATGTGTTTGTTCCTAATAATGTGTTGATTTACTAAACACAGTAGCAGAAAGCGAGAGTTAAACTAGAATAAATCTAATTCCCTTTATGGTGTGATAACTGTTGATGTTTGCAGGTGTTGACTAAGCGTGCACACACAAGAGGAGTTTATTGTGTTAATATCTCAGATTTAGATAACAAACTTAATATAAAAATGCTCACACATTACTGCTTGTCGGTAAAAAATGGAGTTAAGGTTACAGCTCCTGAATTATCACTTTCACTTCAATTGTTGCacttaaaaaggtaaaaagatAGTGTTGTTTCTGTGTCAAATACCTTCTCTGCTTCTGAAAGGATTAGAGAAAAACATTCTTCAGCCATGTTTCCACATTTTCCAAACTCAGATTAAGTTCTCATGACGACTTTGTTTGACCTTGTAACTGCTTCATTCTCTCTGCGGGACTGACCTTGGTGTTTATCTCTGCTATGACACTCCCTTTTACCTCTTTCCTTTGTTGCTCTTCGATAACATTTCTGTGGCTATTCAGTCAGGCTAGTTTAAAATTAATAGTGACTTTATTGTCAGATTACCTTCAATGAGTTTGTGCTAATTACAAGGCCTGTCAACTTTCATTATTCTAGAGGATAATCCACCCTCCCTTGATGATTACAGTGTCTCACGACTGTGTTCCtgccaaacaacaaaaacctctgAGATCCACATTGTTGACATTGAGCTACAGCAGGTAAGTCCAGCTATCACATGGATTTATACTGTATGGTCAGCAGTGTGTGATATATCTTAACATGTACCGTTATTGTACTTGTATTTTCATACCTTTTCAGATTGTGGGCCGTGGGCATTTTGCAACTGTTTGGCAGGGGAAATACCAGGGATCTGTGGTGGCCGTGAAAGTTTTCCCTGCAGGCTGGAAACATCAATTTACTGCAGAGAAGGAGGTCTATGAGCTACCACTGATGAAGCATGCTGGGATTGTCCACTTCCTGGGCTCTGAGAGGAAACCGGATGGAGGCAGCTGGCTCATTGTCCTGCAATTTGCTGAATGTGTGAGTGGCAACCAGTTCTTTTGAATATCCAAATTAATTGTGCGTTTTCCCATTTTCTGAGAGTTCAAAAGTAATTCAAGGAAAAAGGAGATGGAAGGTTGTCCGGCCTGCCAAAGCAGGCAGCTAAAAACCCACTGCACACAACCTGCTCAGCATCAAACAGCatacagacacagttagagaatagctggtgaacatagtggagcatttagcaaagAGTCAGATATTTCACTCAGGACTTGGTAGAGACAAAAGCAGAGTTaacagagagtgaatattggacttacattcatcaggtggacacaaacaaaacTCCACATGAATAATAAGGTTGCTCTGTATCTGCTGGATGCGTAAATAAGCAAGTATTTGCCATATCAACCTCAAAGGCGAGAGGGGGCGGATACATGATTACATGATTTTTCATTTAATCTAGCTCACCTTCTATGGTCTCTCACACTCGTATCTTTATTGTACATATGAAGCTAATGTGGCCAAACACTTTAATGTTCACGTTCTTGGACATAAGTAACTTTTGGAACCCTTTGATTCCAGGGTTCTCTCCACTCCTATCTGTGTAAACACACCACCAACTGGATGTTGTCACTGAAGTTGTGCCAGTCTTTATCACAGGGACTTTCCTATCTCCACTCTGACCTTCACAGACATGGTATTGGCCAGAATATTACTGTGAACAAATGTTGTAGTCTACCAGATGTAGAAAGCATGCCTGTACTATCATGTGGGATTATGTGCACATTGTAGGTAAAATATCAAACATGACTAATAATTTATGATTTGATTAAGCTTGTTATCTAACgaaatgaaacacattatttttcaggTGATTTctgattttttacattttttttttaaagcatgcaGCTGCATACAAACAGCTCACATATGAACAGGCTTAGTCTTTCTTGATCTATAAAGTCCACTACGGATAAAAATCCAAACAAATCAGAATCTTCTTACTTGGTTTCTTTTCCTGCAGATGTGCATAAACCTCCTGTGGCCCACAGAGACTTGAGCAGCTCCAACGTTCTTGTGAAAGCAGATGGTACCTGTGTCCTGTGTGATTTTGGATGCTCAACCATCCTGCGATCTTGTTCAGGGCATCGCCGTTGGCAGAGCCACACAACAAACGGGGAGGTGAGACCCAACAACGTATTGATGTTAATTCACGGTACAgtgaaatcataaaaaaagtgaaatcattTTTGTGCAATATGGCTGCTAATGTCTCAtagaataaatgaaaacatgctTGCAGAGGAACAAACATCTAATACATAATAACAGTCAATTCCCATTGCCATCCATCTGCAGAGTCATGCTCAGTTGGGCACGCTGCGCTACATGCCCCCTGAGATCCTGGAAGGCTCTGTAAACCTGAGCAGCAGCTGGTGTCTCATGCAGGGGGACATCTATGCTTTGGGACTGCTGCTGTGGGAGATCTGGATGCGCTGCTCTGATTTATTTGAAGGTAAACTTCCTTGATCAGATCATCAAGAAAAACTATCAGTAATTGAGATGGGTGTCCAATTCTCTCCACCCTTGAAATTGGATTTAACCATTCTGAATTTTGTTCTCATTGTATTTTGAAAGAGAGATATTTAATAAGATGTATTTTTCAGCTGGAGAATGTCACACTTCataataattatcaaaattaATAACCATTACATCAATCAAtagtcaggtttttttttacaattcctGCTTTTACTTTCCTTTGAGGTTGATCTGTGTAATCAGCTGCATCTCTGTGCAGTGCTTGGGCATGTCTTGGTACTAAATGGATGTTCAAATTCATGCAAATGTCTCCATCTGCAGGCGGTGCTGCTCCACAGCATCTGTTGCCTTATGAATCTGAGCTGGGAGCAAATGTAACACGGGACAGCCTGGTCCAGTACGTGTTTCACATGGACAAGAGACCCTCCATACCTAAACACTGGGAACTGCTACCACAGGTGCTTCTTACTTGAACATAGTGAAATAATATGAATGTATTGATGATAATGAATTCAGTTTTGTCAATGTGTTGACTCCGTTTTCACAACTTTCAGGGATCTGTGCTGCAGGAGCTCCTGACAGATTGTTGGGACTGTGACGCGGATGCTCGGCTGACCGCTCAGTGTGTTGTGGACAGATTAGTCTCTCATCAGTCTTGTTACTCTCCATGACTCTTTCCCTTTTGGGGGGTTTAACTTGTTGTAATCTACATATCAAGCATTTGCACTGTTCTCTTTGTGTCACTACTGTTTAGCTTTCGGtatatttttttcagtgtaAGCTGTATAGGTAACCCTTTGTTAAAGTACTGTATGTCTTCTTATTATTGACCGGGACAATTTTCCCATTactctctttctttttattagaTTCTTACAACTGGATTAAATTAATTGTAATACAGGtacattatccatccatccattatctgtaaccgcttatcctattcagggtcacggggggggcaggagccgatcccagctgacattgggcgaaggcggggtgcaccctggacaggttgccagactatcacagggctgacacacagagacagacaaccattcacactcacatatCACAGCTATGGAAAATTTAGAGTCAataattaacctaacctgcatgtctttggactgtgggaagaAGCCCATGTTAACACAgtgagaacatgcaaactccacacgggtcctgttcagacctggcattaacatcgGATCGGATCAAAAgttttaagtacgtctgttcacacctggcattagagtgcgtctccacatgagtcttgagtggccacttgtgatcggatctcacttccccgctctatatgcaaataaacacagagtaaacacacggccaatacagcagacgttgtgacgtaatattacatgaatgtcagtggtaatatcctacatattcctgaatttgggtacattgtattaacaaaaaaaacagtcctCGGGGACCTCCGTGCTGCCGGCACCACTGCCTTTGCAGGCAACAGCAGGGTatagagcttcagagagccggggatgagggCGAGCGAGCGGGcaggcgggtgtcagctccgtacAAAGCACCAGAACAAGAACACCGACACAtatccgacagtatgataataatgcactacctgtgcctagtctgatagtctgtagacaTGTAACCTAtagataatatatatttttaataaaatacagttgtaccgacaggatacagtagagcacagaggctgttTCCATGCTGTGAGGCAGATGGCGCCCGCATTTTGCCTGTCTATTTacatgaggagcgcagtgaTCCCGCGGATACAAGCGGGACGTcggttgagtaggcggtccttaatgtggcccaggacacactgctaaaagaatgtggccatatgtggcccagaccacctctgaatagGGCCTCAGCGatcagatctcaatgcgtcctcaatgcgccttgagtgcgttcacacctggaTTGTATCACTCAGGagtcaggacgcatgttaataccaggtctgaacagaagggccccaagccgggaccctcttgctgtgaggcgtcGGTGCTAACCACTTCACCACCGTGCCGCCCATaagtatattatataaaatgaaAAGTGTGTCCACAATGAAGACAACATATTTAAATTGATCACagccattattatttttattaattgcaGTGCTTTTCCTATCATGACATGTTAAAATATCTGCTGTAAAAGGGTCTAttgatatttgtaaaataaaaggTTGTTGCACATTGATTGGTTTGGTTGTGTAGGTGaggtgttgtttttgttaaaattaCACCTATTATTAAAGCTGTAGAAAGCCCTCAGTTGTATGCCTTACATACATGTTGATCCATGATGTCATGGATTTATGTGAAGTATGAATGACTAGTTTTaagtcaggtgtgtgtgtgtcatgaccAAACCCCACCAGGCTCAtccctttttaaatatcacACAACAATGGTTGGGAGGAAACACCCTCCCTTATCTGTTGTACCACAGAAACACGTAGATCAACTTTTCACCCAGAGCTTGCTGGACTTTGCCATGACGTACAGTGCGTAACATTTTAACAACAACGGGCGTGACTTCCTCAATCAAGGCAGCTcaatcaaggcctatggaaaaaAGGCTAGGTCACGGCCTTTGGGTGTGGTtatgacgcatgcgcagtgtgactgaagctgcggtcgtgcgttgtgATTGGCTCAATCTCGGCGAGGGCAGACAATATTCTACTACGCATGCGTCATACCCCCGCAGATATGACGCGTTTCTTAGCCTCCTTTAATAGTCCTTGAGCTCAACGCGGAAGTCAGACAGAAGAAATCCTGATAAACTGAAGTGCACCAGAGGATAGTTACTAAAGGTAAATCTTAACATTGACACACACAGATTATAAATGTTGTATATGGAAGCAAACAACCAGAAAATACAACTATCTGATTATTTAGACGTGTCGTTTGTGATTTCTGTCGTATCATTCCTGTATTGTAGAGTTAAATGGAGAAAGTGTGTAGTTGTTGAGTCATTAGACCATGAAGTTATGTGAAACACGTCATGACCTCACCTGTGATAGGTGCATTTatataaaatgtctaaaaaaaatactgaataatGTTTGCATGATGTATAGTTTGTTATGCAAGTTTTTTGCTAGTAGTTGtagtacaaaacaaaaagtcaaaacaaagctCAACTTGAGTGAAGGTGATGTTCACTGCATGCTGTATAATACACTGCTTTTATGTTTCAAGTGTACTAATTTACAGCACATCTAAAACTCATGGCACAGTATGTCAATCAATCAGCTGATTGACagaatattatacatatatatatatatatatatgtatatgtatatgtatatatatatatgtatatatatatatgtatatatatatatatgtatatatatatatgtgtatatatgtatatatatatatgtgtatatatatatatgtatatatatatatatgtatatatatatatgtgtatatatatatatatatatatgtatatgtatattatatatatatatatgtatatatatatatatatatatgtatatatgtatattatttatatatatatatatatatgtatatatatgtatattatttatatatatatgtatatatattatatatacgtatatattatatatacatatatataatatatattatatatatatatatatat
This portion of the Sebastes fasciatus isolate fSebFas1 chromosome 1, fSebFas1.pri, whole genome shotgun sequence genome encodes:
- the LOC141772182 gene encoding anti-Muellerian hormone type-2 receptor-like isoform X3; this translates as MILQQWWMFLAMECIFICISGQSFPQRRRCAFQVTPQNNKYTTAGNVSGSVQLCENTQCCVGYFLIIDGQPEVDVLACDMAEKSCPDATCKAQTRFNGRLVVCVCNTDLCNSNITWTPELEEPRPTYSHFVAKWTSQFTKKKDNPPSLDDYSVSRLCSCQTTKTSEIHIVDIELQQIVGRGHFATVWQGKYQGSVVAVKVFPAGWKHQFTAEKEVYELPLMKHAGIVHFLGSERKPDGGSWLIVLQFAECGSLHSYLCKHTTNWMLSLKLCQSLSQGLSYLHSDLHRHDVHKPPVAHRDLSSSNVLVKADGTCVLCDFGCSTILRSCSGHRRWQSHTTNGESHAQLGTLRYMPPEILEGSVNLSSSWCLMQGDIYALGLLLWEIWMRCSDLFEGGAAPQHLLPYESELGANVTRDSLVQYVFHMDKRPSIPKHWELLPQGSVLQELLTDCWDCDADARLTAQCVVDRLVSHQSCYSP
- the LOC141772182 gene encoding anti-Muellerian hormone type-2 receptor-like isoform X2 codes for the protein MILQQWWMFLAMECIFICISGQSFPQRRRCAFQVTPQNNKYTTAGNVSGSVQLCENTQCCVGYFLIIDGQPEVDVLACDMAEKSCPDATCKAQTRFNGRLVVCVCNTDLCNSNITWTPELEEPRPTYSHFVVLCFLLIAAAKWTSQFTKKKDNPPSLDDYSVSRLCSCQTTKTSEIHIVDIELQQIVGRGHFATVWQGKYQGSVVAVKVFPAGWKHQFTAEKEVYELPLMKHAGIVHFLGSERKPDGGSWLIVLQFAECGSLHSYLCKHTTNWMLSLKLCQSLSQGLSYLHSDLHRHDVHKPPVAHRDLSSSNVLVKADGTCVLCDFGCSTILRSCSGHRRWQSHTTNGESHAQLGTLRYMPPEILEGSVNLSSSWCLMQGDIYALGLLLWEIWMRCSDLFEGGAAPQHLLPYESELGANVTRDSLVQYVFHMDKRPSIPKHWELLPQGSVLQELLTDCWDCDADARLTAQCVVDRLVSHQSCYSP
- the LOC141772182 gene encoding bone morphogenetic protein receptor type-2-like isoform X4; translated protein: MILQQWWMFLAMECIFICISGQSFPQRRRCAFQVTPQNNKYTTAGNVSGSVQLCENTQCCVGYFLIIDGQPEVDVLACDMAEKSCPDATCKAQTRFNGRLVVCVCNTDLCNSNITWTPELEEPRPTYSHFVEDNPPSLDDYSVSRLCSCQTTKTSEIHIVDIELQQIVGRGHFATVWQGKYQGSVVAVKVFPAGWKHQFTAEKEVYELPLMKHAGIVHFLGSERKPDGGSWLIVLQFAECGSLHSYLCKHTTNWMLSLKLCQSLSQGLSYLHSDLHRHDVHKPPVAHRDLSSSNVLVKADGTCVLCDFGCSTILRSCSGHRRWQSHTTNGESHAQLGTLRYMPPEILEGSVNLSSSWCLMQGDIYALGLLLWEIWMRCSDLFEGGAAPQHLLPYESELGANVTRDSLVQYVFHMDKRPSIPKHWELLPQGSVLQELLTDCWDCDADARLTAQCVVDRLVSHQSCYSP
- the LOC141772182 gene encoding anti-Muellerian hormone type-2 receptor-like isoform X1, with translation MILQQWWMFLAMECIFICISGQSFPQRRRCAFQVTPQNNKYTTAGNVSGSVQLCENTQCCVGYFLIIDGQPEVDVLACDMAEKSCPDATCKAQTRFNGRLVVCVCNTDLCNSNITWTPELEEPRPTYSHFVAAVIILTLLVLCFLLIAAAKWTSQFTKKKDNPPSLDDYSVSRLCSCQTTKTSEIHIVDIELQQIVGRGHFATVWQGKYQGSVVAVKVFPAGWKHQFTAEKEVYELPLMKHAGIVHFLGSERKPDGGSWLIVLQFAECGSLHSYLCKHTTNWMLSLKLCQSLSQGLSYLHSDLHRHDVHKPPVAHRDLSSSNVLVKADGTCVLCDFGCSTILRSCSGHRRWQSHTTNGESHAQLGTLRYMPPEILEGSVNLSSSWCLMQGDIYALGLLLWEIWMRCSDLFEGGAAPQHLLPYESELGANVTRDSLVQYVFHMDKRPSIPKHWELLPQGSVLQELLTDCWDCDADARLTAQCVVDRLVSHQSCYSP
- the LOC141772182 gene encoding bone morphogenetic protein receptor type-2-like isoform X5: MASRRLTFSLVIWLKSLARMQPARHKHASTGASLCACATQTSAIATSLGPQSWKSLDPPTLIFCRNHSDFASPVLPVDRCSQMDKPIYKENVSRLCSCQTTKTSEIHIVDIELQQIVGRGHFATVWQGKYQGSVVAVKVFPAGWKHQFTAEKEVYELPLMKHAGIVHFLGSERKPDGGSWLIVLQFAECGSLHSYLCKHTTNWMLSLKLCQSLSQGLSYLHSDLHRHDVHKPPVAHRDLSSSNVLVKADGTCVLCDFGCSTILRSCSGHRRWQSHTTNGESHAQLGTLRYMPPEILEGSVNLSSSWCLMQGDIYALGLLLWEIWMRCSDLFEGGAAPQHLLPYESELGANVTRDSLVQYVFHMDKRPSIPKHWELLPQGSVLQELLTDCWDCDADARLTAQCVVDRLVSHQSCYSP